One Drosophila kikkawai strain 14028-0561.14 chromosome 3L, DkikHiC1v2, whole genome shotgun sequence genomic window carries:
- the LOC108078650 gene encoding uncharacterized protein: MKTKILILLPLVQSILLFGFLKASCPVYLTISPNGKALYDSSLEVNWGPDCYGPPQWIGIYAQDPTISNFQPELLIPRVAIVNKTGKIITQIKLGKLHFPGGWNRQDTSDPPATRYPTGKCLPHYVASYNGTELLTVDCLKIQPNWMAQNKDVSRMPLKNMFLPGTHASGAVVNRTSKSVLIKDYLQAQLFDVWSQLVFGIRYLDFSVGYKNMATNDDSDNFWLVNENMFLQPLVGVLRDVLRFVKRSGEMVVLDFSSFPIGFYKHPEIYRSLFYLIRRELGDEAYQRNVTTNELCANRNLQDLLRQNRHVMILFPTQELPHPENESNLICPPWLRFSTSFMNMSQTLDYMRLLFSRKPESPVKDDGWIFTAVRSMEQTLNSHKLQTAKERAAVLNPKVNQWLKGPWGNNANVVAMDYFSNTNLVDLAIQLNAHKAFLMANEDYVNLEILNLC, from the exons ATGAAAACGAAAATACTAATACTGCTGCCTTTGGTGCAATCAATTCTTCTATTTGGATTTCTAAAAG CTAGTTGCCCCGTATACCTGACCATTTCTCCAAATGGCAAAGCCCTGTATGACTCCTCTCTGGAGGTCAATTGGGGTCCCGATTGCTATGGACCACCGCAGTGGATTGGCATCTACGCTCAGGATCCAACCATTTCCAACTTCCAGCCCGAACTCTTGATTCCCAGAGTGGCAATTGTCAACAAAACGGGAAAAATAATCACACAGATTAAGTTGGGAAAGCTACACTTTCCGGGGGGCTGGAATCGACAAGACACAAGTGATCCGCCAGCCACACGTTATCCCACAGGCAAGTGTCTGCCGCACTATGTGGCCAGCTACAATGGGACCGAGCTCCTAACCGTCGACTGCCTGAAGATTCAACCGAATTGGATGGCCCAAAATAAGGATGTGAGTCGAATGCCGCTGAAGAATATGTTCCTGCCAGGGACTCATGCCTCGGGCGCTGTTGTGAATCGAACCAGCAAGTCGGTGCTCATCAAGGATTATCTGCAGGCTCAGCTTTTCGATGTGTGGTCTCAGCTGGTCTTTGGCATACGCTATTTGGATTTTAGTGTGGG TTATAAAAACATGGCCACCAACGACGATAGCGACAACTTTTGGTTAGTCAACGAGAATATGTTTCTGCAGCCTCTGGTTGGAGTTCTGCGGGATGTCCTTCGATTTGTCAAGAGATCCGGTGAGATGGTGGTGCTGGATTTCAGCAGCTTTCCTATTGGATTCTACAAGCACCCGGAAATCTACAGATCGCTGTTCTATCTTATACGTCGAGAGTTGGGCGATGAGGCCTACCAACGTAATGTAACCACAAACGAGCTCTGTGCCAATCGGAATCTGCAGGACCTCCTAAGGCAGAACCGTCATGTGATGATACTGTTTCCCACACAGGAACTGCCACATCCAGAGAATG AATCCAACTTGATCTGCCCCCCTTGGCTGCGCTTCAGCACCAGCTTCATGAACATGTCACAAACCCTGGACTACATGCGACTCTTGTTTAGCAGGAAGCCAGAGTCGCCTGTAAAGGATGATGGCTGGATATTCACAGCGGTGAGAAGCATGGAGCAGACCCTTAACTCCCACAAACTGCAGACGGCCAAGGAGCGGGCGGCTGTTTTGAATCCCAAGGTCAACCAATGGTTAAAGGGACCTTGGGGCAACAATGCCAATGTGGTGGCCATGGACTATTTTAGCAACACAAATCTAGTGGATTTGGCCATTCAGCTGAATGCCCACAAGGCCTTTCTCATGGCCAACGAGGATTATGTGaatttggaaattttaaatttgtgttag
- the LOC108078595 gene encoding kunitz-type serine protease inhibitor nigrescinin-1-like — translation MKFLLIASCLVLYVALTQAQENCTGRPSNQDCDGGRNQGVSQAPQCTPQPNPNMWYYKRDTRECLKMTFNGCFGNSNRYCSKEHCLRSCNRPN, via the exons ATGAAATTCCTTCTTATTGCATCCTGCCTCGTCCTTTATGTGGCTCTCACCCAAGCCCAAGAGAATTGCACGGGACGTCCCA gcaACCAGGACTGCGATGGAGGCAGGAATCAGGGAGTTTCCCAGGCGCCTCAGTGTACTCCACAACCGAATCCCAATATGTGGTACTACAAGCGTGATACTAGGGAGTGCCTAAAGATGACTTTCAACGGCTGCTTCGGCAACAGCAATCGGTATTGCTCCAAGGAACACTGTCTGAGGTCCTGCAACCGCCCCAACTAG